From Streptomyces sp. SCSIO 75703:
AGCGGCAGCCGTACGCCGCCCGCCGCCGCGGCCAGCAGGCTCGGCCGGAACGCCTCCGCCAGGACCCGGGCGTCGTCGAGGGCGTGGTGCGCGTGCCGCTGGACGACGCCGAAGTGCGCGGCCAGCGACTCCAGCTTGTGGTTGGGCAGCGGCAGGCCCAGCTCCTTGGAGAGCGCGATGGTGCACAGCCGCTGGCGGACCGGCGGCTCGCTGCGGGCGCGGGCGTACTCCCGGGCGATCATCTGCCAGTCGAAGACGGCGTTGTGCGCGACCAGGACCCGTCCGTCGAGCCGCTCCGCGAACTCCCGGGCCACGTCCCCGAAGAGCGGGGCGCCGCCCAGCACGTCGCTGGTGAGCCCGTGTATCCACACCGGGCCGGGATCGCGCTCGGGGTTGACCAGCGTGTACCAGTGGTCCTCGACCTCTCCGCGGGCGTCCAGCCGGTAGACGGCGGCCGAGATGATGCGGTCGTCGCGGGCCAGTCCGGTGGTCTCCACGTCGACGACCGCGTACCCCTGCGGATACGCGGCCGGCCACGGGGTGGCCGAGGGCGCTGCGGTCGTACGGTCTTCGAGCATGGTCACTGAGGATACGGGCCGTCTCCGACAGGCCGGCCCCGCAGGTCCCCTCCGGCGACCGCCCGTCGCGGCGCCCCGTCAGCTCCCTCCCCGGGCAGGGGCGTTGCGGTCCGGCAGGTCCCCCGGCCCGGGCGCGGGCGGGGGGCGGCGGGTGTGCGCGGGCCCGGCGGGCGCCCTCCGGGAGGGGGCGTCAGGCGGGGGGCCCGGTCTGCCGGAGCGCGGCGGCGTCACCACCGGATCGGCAGCGGAAGCGCCGTCAGGAGCCCGGAGACGGCCACCACCAGGCCCAGCAGCACGACCTCGGCGCGGGCGGGGGAGGAGGCGGTCAGCGGGTCCTCGGCGCGGGCCAGCCGGACCCGGGCCCACAGGGCGAGCGCGGCGACGGCCACCATCAGCAGCACCTTGGCGAGCAGCACGCGCCCGTAGGCCGTCTCCGTCAACTGGTCCAGGATCGTGCCGGCCGGCATCCGGCGCAGCGAACTGCACACGCCCGTCGCCGTGACACCGGCGAGCAGTACGGCCGCCACGCGCGCGTAGCGGCCCAGCAGCGCGGCGCCGGCCGGCGCGTCGCGCCAGCGGCGCATGGTCCGCAGCGCGTGGACCAGTCCGCCGGCCCACAGCGAGGCGCAGACGAGGTGGACCACGGTCAGGCCGGAGCCGAGCAGCGGACTCTGCTCGGAGGCGGGGTGCGCGCGCAGCGCCTCGGCGACCACCACGACGGCCAGCGGCCAGACCTGGGTGCGGGGCCGGGCGGACAGGGCGCAGAGCCCGGCCGCGAGGAAGGCGTTGACCTCCAGCAGCGCGAGCCGGCCGTCGCGGGAGGCGTAGAGGCCGCCCACGTCGATCTCGGCGAAGCCGCCGGGCACCAGGTTGCCGGTGGCGACGACGGAGGCGAGGCCCAGCGCGGCGACGAGGCCGGCCGCCGCCGCGGGGACGGACCAGCTCCGGGGCCGGTCCGGGGGAGCGCCGGGCAGGGCGCGGGCCATGCGGTCGAGGAAGAGTTCGCCGGCGGGTACGGCCAGCGCGGCGAAGAGCACCGTCCGCAGCAGGGCTATGCCCCCGGTGCCGGGGGCGCCGGCCTCGCCGGTGCCGCTCAGCGCGGTGGCCGGGCCGAGCGCGGGTATGAGCGCGCCGAGGGCGACGAGGACGAGGAGCGCGACGGCCCGGCCGGTGCCGGGGGAGGAGGGCCGGGCGTGGCGGCCGGAGCGGGCCGACGGCGACGAGGGTCTTGTCAAGGTCACCCCGAGATCTTCACCAGCTCTCCCAGAACCGGGCAAGCCCAGGAAAACACGGGGCCGTCCGGCGTTCCGACGACGGGGGCGGTTTCCGGCCGCCGCCGCTCCTCGTCTCCCGCCCCTCGCCCGGCCCGTGAGCCCCACCACCCCCGGCGGCCCGGCCCCGTCCCCGCCCTCCTCGGCGACCCGCGCCGCCCGTGTCCGCCGCGACGACCACCGCGCCGCGTCCGCCCCGACCACCCGCTACGACCACCGCGCCCGGTCCGCCCCCGCCGGTCCCGGCGGCGCCGCCCAGTCGGCCGGGCCGCCCGCGAAGGAGACCGCGGGCAGGGCGTACCGCAGCCGTCCGAGGGGGCTGTCCCGCTCCGCGAGCCACGGCTCCGGCCCGGTGTACGCGCCGCCCCGCACCGGCGCACGCCTCCGTCCTCGGCACGGGGACCGTCGGCCGGGACCCCGTCCAGCAGCCAGGCCGCCGTCCGTGCCAGCGACACGCGCACCGTCCGGCTCCCGCCCTCGCGGAGCCGCTCGGTCAGCGCCCGCAGCACCCCCGCCGCCAGCAGGTAGCCCGAGCCGTGGTCCAGGGCCTGCGCCGGCAGCGCCCCCGGCCGCCCGGCACCGCCCTCGACGTGCGCGATGCCGGTGGCCACCTGCACCAGGCTGTCGAAACCGCGCCGGCCGGCCCACGGCCCCGTCGGCCCCCAGGCCGTCAGCCGCGCCACGACCAGACCGGGCCGGCGCTCCGCCAGCGCCCGGGGCGAGAGCCCGAACCGGTCGAGGGCGCCGGGCCGGTACCCGGTGACGACCACGTCCGCCGTGGCGAGCAGTTCCTCGAAGACGTTCCGGCCCGCGCCGAGGTCCAGGGCCGCCGACCGCTTCCCGAAGCCGGTCTCGGCGTGCAGGTCGGGCAGTTCCGGCAGGCCGGGCGGCTCCAGGCGCAGCACGTCCGCGCCGAGCAGGGCGAGGGCGCGGGTGGCGACCGGTCCGGCGAGGACCCGGGTGAGGTCCAGGACGCGTACCCCGGCGGCCGGCAGCGCCGGGGACGGGCCGAGGGGGAGGGCGGGCGCGGGGGCCGCGTCCAGCGTGCCGCGCTCCACCAGCGGCAGGCGGGCCACCGCCGCGCCCTGCGCGGACGCCGCCCACCGGGCCGGGGTGCGCAGGGCCACCGCGAGTCCGCCGGCCGCGGACACGGTCTCCTCCACGTCGAGCGCGGACCGCCGGGCGAGCGCGGCGGCCACCGCGTCCGGGTCCGCCGGCACGTCCAGCGCGCGCAGCAACCGCTCGCGGTGGTGGGGGTAGTTGGCGTGGGTGCGCAGCCGGCCGTCCGCCGTGCGCCACAGCCGGGACAGCGGCGCGAAGGCCACCGGTTCCCGGCCGGCGACGCGCAGCAGCCGTTCGCCGGTGAAGGCGGCGGCGACGGCCCCGTCGTCGACCCGCACCGCCGGTACCGGTCCCGAGCCGGCCCGTGCCGCCGCCAGTTCGGCGGCGGCCAGCGCGCAGGCGGCGACGCAGGCCCGCGCCGCTTCGCGCACCGGAAGCCGGGCGTCGAGCGCACCGGGGCGCTCGACGGCCGACACGCGGGACGTCAGGGCCGGGTCGCCGCCCAGGGCGGACCACACGTACGCGATGTCTCCCATGGCAGAAGCATGCGGGCCGGGCCGGCCGGCGGGCGACCGGCCCGGCCCGCGGGGGCGCTACCGGGTGACGGCTTCCAGCGCGTCCGCCATGCCCCGGCCGTAGAACCCGTTGCGGTTCTTGTTGCCCTCGCACACGGCGTCCACCTTGCCGTCGCCGTCGATGTCGTACGGCTTGGTGCACGGCATCGGGTCGGCCTGCGCGTACAGCAGGGCCTTGACCATGGCGGCCGGGGCGTGCGGGTGGGTCGACTTGATCAGCGCGGCGACGCCCGCGACGTGCGGCGCGGCCATGGAGGTGCCCGCCATGTAGCCCCAGGAGCCGCCCGGCAGGGTGCCCAGGATGAGGCCGCTCGTGGCCGGCGGGGCGGGCGTCTGGTAGGCCGTCGAGTCGCCGCCGGGCGCGGCGATGTCGATGACGCCCAGACCGTGGTTGGAGAAGGACGACTTGATGCCCTTGGCGCCGGTCGAGGCGACGGTGACGACACCCGGGAGCTGGGTCGGGATGTCGTAGCACTTCGAGGTGTCGATCACCCGGTCGCCGGGGGTGCCGTCGTTCGGGGAGGAGGAGTCGTCGAGGCGCTTGGAGGCCAGGTCGTAGTTCTCGTTGCCGGCCGCGGCGACGTTCACCGCGCCCTTCTTCTCCGCGTAGCGGGTGGCCCGGGTGACGGCCTCGACGAGCGCCTTCTGGTCGGCGTCGTCGGTGCAGTTGAAGTACCACGGGTCCACGTAGTAGCTGTTGTTGGTCACGTCGACGCCGTGGTCGGCCGCCCACATGAAGCCGCACACCACGGCCTCGGCGTAGAAGTAGCCGTCCGGGTTGGACACCTTGATGCCGGCGACCTTCACGCCCGGCGCCACCCCGGTCATGCCGATGCCGTTCTTGGCGGCCGCGATCTCACCGGCCACGTGCGTGCCGTGCGGGCTCTCGCCGGCGCCCGGACGCCAGGCGCCCTCGCTGGTGTCGGGCTTGCCCGCGACGCAGTTGACCGAGGCGCGGCGGTCGAAGTTGGGCGCGAGGTCGGGGTGGGTGTCGTCGACGCCGGTGTCGATCACGGCGACCGTCACCTTGCTGCTGCCGAGCGACTTCTGGTGCGCCTTGTCCGCCTTGATGGCGGGCAGGTCCCACTGGAGGGACTCCAGCGGGTCCTTGCCGTCGGCCTGGGCGGCGGCCTCGGCGGCGGCGACCTCCTGGGCGCTGAGCACCTTGGGGGCGCCCATGTCGGTGGTGGCGGCCGAGGGCAGCGGGGCGGTGCGGGTGGCGCCGGCCGAGTGGACGCCGGGCGTCTTGCGCACCGAGGTGGCGAAGTCGGGGTTCGCGGAGTGGACGACGACCACGCCGATCCGGTCGTAGGACGTGACGATCGTGCCGCCCGCCTTGGCTATCGCCTTCTTCACCTGCGCCGAAGGAGCCTTGCCGGACTTGACGTTGACGACGTAGCTGTACGCGTCGGCGTCCGCGGTGACGGCGGTCGGGGCGGGCTCCGCGGCGGCGGCCTGCACGTTGGGCAGGAAGGCCAGGGCGGTGGCGAGGGCCATACCGGCCGGGAGGGCGATGGCGCGGCGGTGACGCGAGGTGGTCACGGTCATGGGCGATGACTCCAGTTCGTTCGGACGGCCGCCGTGGGACGGCCGGAAGGTGCGGAGAGTACGGAGGGTGCGGAAGGCGCCGGGGGTGCCGGGGGCACCGGTGGCACGCGGGGGCCGGGGGCGGGGGAGGGACGCGCGGCGGGCGCGGGTCACTTCACCGCGCGCAGCGCGTCGACGATGCCGTGGCCGTAGAAGCCATTGACCCGCTTGCCGCCCTCGCAGACCGCGTCCGGCGTGCCGTCGCCGTTCTGGTCGTAGGAGGCCGGGCAGCCGGGGTTGACGGCCTGGGCCTTCAGCAACGCCCGCAACTGGGCCGGAGTGGCGTGCGGATGCTTGGACTTGAGCAGCGCGGCGACGCCCGCGGCGTGCGGCGAGGCCATCGAGGTGCCCTGGAGGTAGGCGTACTGGTTGTTCGGCATCGTCGACAGGATGCGGCCGTCCTTCGACGGCGTGTCGGGGATCTGGTAGAGCCGGTCACCGCCGGGCGCGGCGACGTCGACGACGTTCTTGCCGTAGGACGAGTAGTACGACTTGAGGTTCTGCGCGCCCGTCGCGCTCACCGTGACGACGCCCGGGAGCTGGGTGGGCAGGTCGAGGCAGGTGCGCGGGTCGATGGTGCGCGGCACCGGCGTGGTGTCGTTGGGGCTGGAGCCGTCCGCGATGGCCCGCGAGGCCAGGTCGTGGTTGGAGTTGCCCGCCGAGGCGAAGTGCAGGGTGCCCTTGCGCTGGGCGTAGAGCTGGGCCCGGTTCACCGCGTCGACGATCGCCCGCTGGTCGGGGTCGTCCATGCAGTTGTACATCCACGGGTCCACGTAATAGCTGTTGTTGGTGATCTGCACGCCGTGGTCGGCGGCGAACACGAAGGCGCAGACGACGTTCTCCGCGTAGAAGAGGCCGTTGTCCGGGTCGCTCACCTTGATGCCGGCGACCTTGACGCCGGGGGCGACCCCGGCGACGCCTATCCCGTTGCGGGCCGCGGCTATCTCCCCGGCGACGTGGGTGCCGTGGTAGTCGCCGTCGGTGTAGGGGCGCCAGGCGCCGGGGCTGGTGTCCGCCGTGCCGCCCACGCAGTTGGCGGACTGGCGGGCGGAGAAGTTCGGGGCGAGGTCGGGGTGGGTGTCGTCGACGCCGGTGTCGATCACGGCGACGGTGACCCGGGGACTGCCCGGGTTGATCTTCGCGGCCTTGTCGGCGCCTATCGCGCGCAGGTCCCACTGGTCCGCCTCCAGGGGCTCCCCGGCCCCCTGGGCGGCGGAGGCGCGCGTCGTCCGCGCGGCCTGCTCCGCGGAGAGCATCTCCACGGAGCCCTCCTCGGTGGTGCCCACGGGGGCCAGCGGCGCGGTGCGGGTGGCGCCCGCCGACTGCACGCCGCGCACCGCGCGCATCGCCGCGGCGAAGCCCGGGTCCGAGGCGTGCACGACGAACACGCCGATCTTCTCGTGCGTCTCGACCACCGTGCCGCCGGCCCGGGAGATCGCGTGCCGCACGGTGGCGAGCGTGGTGCGGTCCGTCTTCGTGTTGACGACGTACGCCAGGGCGGGCGCGTCCGCGGCCCCGGCGGCCCGCGCGGCGGTCCGTCCGTCCGGGGCCGCCGACGCGGTCGCGGGCAGGAAACCGAGCGACACGGTCAGGGACAGCGCGACGGGCACGGCGAGGGCCAGCCGGCGTCTGGAACGCAGATGAACCATGGGGTCTCCACATCATCCGGAAAGAGAACCGGCCCGAACACAGGTGGCGGTCGGGCAGGTACATGACGGAAGTGGTGCAGAGTGAAGCTATCTCCCGAAGTCGCTGGCCAGCAATGACTTCCCGCGACCGAGTTCGGAAAGTCCGACGGGTGTTGAACCGGTCCCCGGGGCGCGCCGTGTCGTTGGACAGGGAAGCCGGGGCACGAGCCGCCCCGGCCTCCGAACGAGGTACCAGCCGTCATGACCGTCGTACGAGGAGACTCCGTGGCCACCGACGCACCGCCCCCCTCGAAAGAGGAACACCGACTTCCCTCCGCCGAGGAGTTCTCCGAGGTGCAGAACAGTGCGGAGTTCGGTGAACTGCGCCGTTCCTTCCGCTCCTTCGCCTTCCCCCTGACGATCGCCTTCGTCCTCTGGTACCTGCTCTACGTGCTGCTGTCGAACTACGCCGGCGGCTTCATGGGCACCCGACTCTTCGGCAACATCAACGTCGCGCTCGTCCTCGGCCTCGCCCAGTTCGTCACCACCTTCCTCATCGCCTGGTGGTACTCGCGGCACGCCGCCGCACAGCTCGACCCCAAGGCCGAGGCCATCAAGTCCCGGATGGAGGGCGACGCATGAGCACCGCGCAGCACACGGTCCTGGCCGTGAACGAGGCCGGCGAGCACCGGCCCCTGATCATCACCCTGTTCGCACTGTTCGTCCTCGCCACGCTCGGCATCACCATCTGGGCGGGCCGCCAGACCAAGGACGCCGCCGACTTCTACGCGGGCGGACGGCAGTTCAGCGCCCTGCAGAACGGACTCGCCGTCTCCGGCGACTACATGTCCGCCGCGTCCTTCCTCGGCATCGCCGGCGCCATCGCCATCTTCGGCTACGACGGGTTCCTGTACTCGATCGGCTTCCTGGTCGCCTGGCTCGTCGCCCTGCTCCTGGTGGCCGAACCGCTGCGCAACTCCGGCCGCTACACCATGGGCGACGTCCTCGCCTACCGGATGCGCCAGCGGCCCGTGCGCACCGCCGCCGGCACCTCCACGATCGTCGTCTCGATCTTCTACCTGCTGGCCCAGATGGCCGGCGCGGGCGTCCTCGTCTCCCTGCTCCTCGGCATCACCTCCGACGCGGGCAAGGTCCTCATCGTCGCCCTGGTCGGCGTCCTGATGATCGTGTACGTCTCCATCGGCGGCATGAAGGGCACCACCTGGGTCCAGATGGTCAAGGCCGTCCTCCTCATCGGCGGCACGATCCTCATCACCTTCCTGGTGCTGCTCAAGTTCCACTTCAACGTCTCCGACCTGCTCGGCCAGGCCGCCGAGAACAGCGGCAAGGGCGCGGCCTTCCTGGAGCCCGGCCTCCAGTACGGGGCGAGCGGCACCACCAAGCTGGACTTCATCTCCCTGGGCATCGCCCTGGTGCTCGGCACCGCCGGCCTGCCGCACATCCTGATCCGGTTCTACACGGTGCCCAACGCCAAGGCCGCCCGGAAGTCCGTGAACTGGGCCATCGGCATCATCGGCGCCTTCTACCTGATGACCATCGCGCTCGGCTTCGGCGCCGCCGCGCTCATCTCCCAGGACGAGATCAAGGCGTCCAACCCGTCCGGCAACACCGCGGCGCCCCTGCTCGCCCTGCACATCGGCGGCGTCGACTCGGCCTGGGGCGCGATCCTGCTCGCCACCATCTCCGCGGTCGCCTTCGCCACGATCCTCGCCGTGGTCGCCGGACTCACCCTCGCCTCCTCGTCCTCCTTCGCCCACGACATCTACGCCAACGTCATCCGCAAGGGGAAGGCCACCGGCCGCGAGGAGGTGCGCGCCGCCCGCTGGGCGACCGTCTTCATCGGCGTCGTCTCCATCGGCCTCGGCACCCTCGCCCGCGACCTGAACGTGGCCGGCCTGGTCGCCCTGGCCTTCGCGGTCGCCGCCTCCGCCAACCTGCCGACCATCCTCTACAGCCTCTTCTGGAAGCGGTTCACCACCCAGGGAGCCCTCTGGTCGATCTACGGCGGCCTCGTCGTCGCCGTCGGACTGGTGCTCTTCTCGCCCGTGGTCTCCGGCGACCCCACCGCGATGTTCCCCGACGTGGACTTCGCCTGGTTCCCGCTGAAGAACCCGGGCCTGATCTCCATCCCCTTCGGCTTCCTCATGGGCTGGCTCGGCACCCTCCTGTCCAAGGAGGAGCCCGACACCGCCAAGTACGCCGAACTGGAGGTCCGCTCCCTCACCGGCACCGGCGCGCACTGAGCCGCACGCCGCACGCCGCACGCCGCACGTACACGGCGCGGCCGCGTCGCGGGCACCCCTGGAGGTGTCCACGACGCGGCCGCCCCCCGTGCCGTAGGAACCGCCGATCCGCCGGTCCCGCGCGGGTCACGTAGGCTCGCAGATGTCGGTGGAGACCAGGAGCGCTCCGCCGGCTCATGTCGAGGGAGGGGGCCCCATGCTCATCGACACCTACGGACGAGTGGCCACCGACCTGCGGGTCTCGCTCACCGACCGCTGCAACCTGCGCTGCACCTACTGCATGCCCGAGGAAGGGTTGCAGTGGCTGGCCAAACCCGATCTGCTGACCGACGACGAGATCGTCCGCCTCATCGGCATCGCGGTCACCTCCCTCGGCGTCGAGGAGGTCCGCTTCACCGGCGGCGAGCCCCTGCTCCGCCCCGGGCTGCCCGGCATCGTCGCCCGCGTCGCCGCCCTGGAACCGCGACCCGAGACCTCCCTGACCACCAACGGCATCGGTCTCGGCCGCACCGCGCGCGCCCTCAAGGACGCCGGACTGGACCGGGTCAACGTCTCCCTGGACACCCTGCGACCCGACGTCTTCAAGGCGCTCACCCGCCGGGACCGGCACAAGGACGTCCTGGAGGGGCTGCGCGCCGCCCGGGAGGCCGGACTGACCCCCGTCAAGGTCAACACGGTCCTCATGCCCGGCCTCAACGCCGACGAGGCCCCCGACCTGCTCGCCTGGGCCGTCGAGCACGACTACGAACTCCGCTTCATCGAGCAGATGCCCCTCGACGCCCAGCACGGCTGGAAGCGCGAGGGCATGGTCACCGCCGGCGACATCCTCGCCGCGCTGCGCACCCGCTTCGAGCTGACCCCCGAGGGCACCGAGGAGCGTGGCTCGGCGCCCGCCGAACGCTGGGTCGTGGACGGCGGCCCCCACACCGTCGGCGTCATCGCCTCCGTCACCCGCCC
This genomic window contains:
- a CDS encoding DEDDh family exonuclease; this encodes MLEDRTTAAPSATPWPAAYPQGYAVVDVETTGLARDDRIISAAVYRLDARGEVEDHWYTLVNPERDPGPVWIHGLTSDVLGGAPLFGDVAREFAERLDGRVLVAHNAVFDWQMIAREYARARSEPPVRQRLCTIALSKELGLPLPNHKLESLAAHFGVVQRHAHHALDDARVLAEAFRPSLLAAAAGGVRLPLHECRPLTEWTDRPSPRIGRQGGYAQHGWRPSRKRPACPYPNPGRYEPGKRLKQGMRVAFSGDTSVERELLEDRAVDAGLHIATSLSRLTSLLVTNDPGSGTSKTVKARQFGTPVVDEAAFGQLLADVEPADG
- a CDS encoding CopD family protein produces the protein MTLTRPSSPSARSGRHARPSSPGTGRAVALLVLVALGALIPALGPATALSGTGEAGAPGTGGIALLRTVLFAALAVPAGELFLDRMARALPGAPPDRPRSWSVPAAAAGLVAALGLASVVATGNLVPGGFAEIDVGGLYASRDGRLALLEVNAFLAAGLCALSARPRTQVWPLAVVVVAEALRAHPASEQSPLLGSGLTVVHLVCASLWAGGLVHALRTMRRWRDAPAGAALLGRYARVAAVLLAGVTATGVCSSLRRMPAGTILDQLTETAYGRVLLAKVLLMVAVAALALWARVRLARAEDPLTASSPARAEVVLLGLVVAVSGLLTALPLPIRW
- a CDS encoding S8 family serine peptidase, with product MTVTTSRHRRAIALPAGMALATALAFLPNVQAAAAEPAPTAVTADADAYSYVVNVKSGKAPSAQVKKAIAKAGGTIVTSYDRIGVVVVHSANPDFATSVRKTPGVHSAGATRTAPLPSAATTDMGAPKVLSAQEVAAAEAAAQADGKDPLESLQWDLPAIKADKAHQKSLGSSKVTVAVIDTGVDDTHPDLAPNFDRRASVNCVAGKPDTSEGAWRPGAGESPHGTHVAGEIAAAKNGIGMTGVAPGVKVAGIKVSNPDGYFYAEAVVCGFMWAADHGVDVTNNSYYVDPWYFNCTDDADQKALVEAVTRATRYAEKKGAVNVAAAGNENYDLASKRLDDSSSPNDGTPGDRVIDTSKCYDIPTQLPGVVTVASTGAKGIKSSFSNHGLGVIDIAAPGGDSTAYQTPAPPATSGLILGTLPGGSWGYMAGTSMAAPHVAGVAALIKSTHPHAPAAMVKALLYAQADPMPCTKPYDIDGDGKVDAVCEGNKNRNGFYGRGMADALEAVTR
- a CDS encoding S8 family serine peptidase, which gives rise to MVHLRSRRRLALAVPVALSLTVSLGFLPATASAAPDGRTAARAAGAADAPALAYVVNTKTDRTTLATVRHAISRAGGTVVETHEKIGVFVVHASDPGFAAAMRAVRGVQSAGATRTAPLAPVGTTEEGSVEMLSAEQAARTTRASAAQGAGEPLEADQWDLRAIGADKAAKINPGSPRVTVAVIDTGVDDTHPDLAPNFSARQSANCVGGTADTSPGAWRPYTDGDYHGTHVAGEIAAARNGIGVAGVAPGVKVAGIKVSDPDNGLFYAENVVCAFVFAADHGVQITNNSYYVDPWMYNCMDDPDQRAIVDAVNRAQLYAQRKGTLHFASAGNSNHDLASRAIADGSSPNDTTPVPRTIDPRTCLDLPTQLPGVVTVSATGAQNLKSYYSSYGKNVVDVAAPGGDRLYQIPDTPSKDGRILSTMPNNQYAYLQGTSMASPHAAGVAALLKSKHPHATPAQLRALLKAQAVNPGCPASYDQNGDGTPDAVCEGGKRVNGFYGHGIVDALRAVK
- a CDS encoding DUF485 domain-containing protein; the encoded protein is MATDAPPPSKEEHRLPSAEEFSEVQNSAEFGELRRSFRSFAFPLTIAFVLWYLLYVLLSNYAGGFMGTRLFGNINVALVLGLAQFVTTFLIAWWYSRHAAAQLDPKAEAIKSRMEGDA
- a CDS encoding cation acetate symporter, translated to MSTAQHTVLAVNEAGEHRPLIITLFALFVLATLGITIWAGRQTKDAADFYAGGRQFSALQNGLAVSGDYMSAASFLGIAGAIAIFGYDGFLYSIGFLVAWLVALLLVAEPLRNSGRYTMGDVLAYRMRQRPVRTAAGTSTIVVSIFYLLAQMAGAGVLVSLLLGITSDAGKVLIVALVGVLMIVYVSIGGMKGTTWVQMVKAVLLIGGTILITFLVLLKFHFNVSDLLGQAAENSGKGAAFLEPGLQYGASGTTKLDFISLGIALVLGTAGLPHILIRFYTVPNAKAARKSVNWAIGIIGAFYLMTIALGFGAAALISQDEIKASNPSGNTAAPLLALHIGGVDSAWGAILLATISAVAFATILAVVAGLTLASSSSFAHDIYANVIRKGKATGREEVRAARWATVFIGVVSIGLGTLARDLNVAGLVALAFAVAASANLPTILYSLFWKRFTTQGALWSIYGGLVVAVGLVLFSPVVSGDPTAMFPDVDFAWFPLKNPGLISIPFGFLMGWLGTLLSKEEPDTAKYAELEVRSLTGTGAH
- the moaA gene encoding GTP 3',8-cyclase MoaA; amino-acid sequence: MLIDTYGRVATDLRVSLTDRCNLRCTYCMPEEGLQWLAKPDLLTDDEIVRLIGIAVTSLGVEEVRFTGGEPLLRPGLPGIVARVAALEPRPETSLTTNGIGLGRTARALKDAGLDRVNVSLDTLRPDVFKALTRRDRHKDVLEGLRAAREAGLTPVKVNTVLMPGLNADEAPDLLAWAVEHDYELRFIEQMPLDAQHGWKREGMVTAGDILAALRTRFELTPEGTEERGSAPAERWVVDGGPHTVGVIASVTRPFCSACDRTRLTADGQVRTCLFAREETDLRAALRSDAPDEEIARLWRQAMWGKKAGAGLDDPSFVQPDRPMSAIGG